Proteins encoded within one genomic window of Cyanobacteria bacterium GSL.Bin1:
- a CDS encoding histidine kinase, with amino-acid sequence MTQTSRQWKKLFIFNLRWRGGIMIALPVICLLTAILMIAGLRSQTANARTQEQKSQSILNAANALLLGLQGAESEVRGYSVTQNQTFLDNYEKAQTTINKNCDELQALAQESAIQKTEVAQIQELVKQQLNHLEATIQLSQNSTKITQQSSVLDRQLLKNEIQFQELENVIAQFIEQQKNAQAQREAKVETWKNLTTQVQWLALIVGLTATGGAIYLFINLDHQLSQYTDRIEESNAYLARTTQTLEKRNQELDQFAYIVSHDLKAPLRAIANLSSWIEEDLAGRLDPEMQHQMDLLRGRVHRMEAFINGILEYSRVGRMRSQVETVNVESLLKEIIDSLAPPPEFTIEFSTPMPTLVTDPLPLQQIFTNLISNAIKHHHRCDGKIFIASQELANAYQFSISDDGPGIDSKFHEKIFIMFQTLQARDTVENTGVGLAIIKKILDDKGGTIKVESEPEKGTTFYFTWLKR; translated from the coding sequence ATGACGCAGACGTCTCGGCAATGGAAAAAGCTCTTCATTTTTAATTTGCGGTGGCGAGGAGGAATTATGATTGCCCTCCCTGTAATTTGTTTGCTGACCGCAATTTTAATGATTGCTGGCTTACGGTCTCAAACGGCAAATGCCCGGACTCAAGAACAAAAAAGTCAAAGTATTCTCAATGCTGCCAATGCCTTGCTGCTGGGATTACAAGGGGCAGAATCGGAAGTCCGGGGTTATAGTGTTACCCAAAATCAGACGTTTTTAGATAACTATGAAAAAGCACAAACCACGATTAATAAAAACTGCGATGAGTTACAAGCTTTAGCCCAAGAAAGTGCCATACAAAAAACAGAAGTTGCTCAAATTCAAGAGTTAGTTAAACAACAACTGAATCATTTAGAAGCAACGATTCAACTGAGTCAAAATTCAACAAAAATCACCCAACAATCTTCGGTCCTTGATCGGCAACTTTTAAAAAATGAGATTCAATTTCAAGAGCTAGAAAATGTAATCGCGCAGTTTATTGAACAACAAAAAAATGCGCAAGCGCAACGGGAAGCAAAAGTTGAGACTTGGAAAAATTTAACCACACAAGTGCAATGGTTAGCCCTGATTGTTGGCTTAACAGCAACCGGTGGCGCGATTTATCTTTTTATTAATTTAGATCATCAATTGTCACAATATACAGATCGGATTGAAGAAAGTAATGCTTATTTAGCGCGGACGACCCAAACCCTCGAAAAACGCAATCAAGAGTTAGACCAATTTGCTTACATTGTATCTCATGATCTCAAAGCGCCTTTACGCGCGATCGCGAATCTTTCCAGTTGGATTGAAGAAGATTTAGCCGGCAGATTAGACCCAGAAATGCAACATCAAATGGATTTATTACGCGGAAGAGTCCATCGCATGGAAGCGTTTATTAATGGCATTTTGGAATACTCTCGTGTCGGACGAATGCGCTCACAAGTCGAGACCGTCAATGTGGAATCGTTACTGAAAGAAATTATTGATTCCCTTGCCCCGCCGCCGGAATTCACCATTGAATTTTCGACTCCGATGCCCACTTTAGTCACTGATCCCTTACCCTTACAACAAATCTTTACAAATTTAATTAGCAATGCGATTAAACATCATCATCGTTGCGATGGAAAAATTTTTATTGCTTCCCAAGAACTAGCAAACGCTTACCAATTTAGCATTAGCGATGATGGACCCGGCATTGATTCCAAATTTCATGAAAAAATATTTATTATGTTTCAAACGCTCCAAGCGCGCGATACTGTAGAAAATACAGGTGTTGGCTTAGCAATTATTAAAAAAATTCTTGACGATAAAGGAGGAACAATTAAAGTAGAGTCGGAACCCGAAAAGGGAACTACTTTTTATTTTACCTGGCTTAAAAGATAA
- a CDS encoding response regulator has translation MSKKQLNILLVEDDEVDVMTVQRAFKKNNLLKDHQLFVANNGIEALNLLRGEGTETMPLHNRLVLLDLNMPKMGGIEFLHELRADPCLQTTSVIVLTTSDEDRDKVEAYKFNVAGYILKPVTFDKFVDTIAVIDEYWQLSQLPTIYPDH, from the coding sequence ATGTCAAAAAAACAACTCAATATTTTATTAGTAGAAGATGATGAAGTTGATGTAATGACCGTGCAACGCGCCTTTAAGAAAAATAATCTTCTAAAAGACCATCAACTGTTTGTGGCCAATAATGGGATTGAAGCCTTGAATTTACTGCGAGGAGAGGGAACGGAAACAATGCCCTTGCATAACCGGTTGGTCTTGCTTGATTTGAATATGCCCAAAATGGGGGGAATTGAATTTCTCCATGAACTAAGGGCTGATCCCTGCTTGCAAACAACCTCTGTCATTGTCCTGACGACATCTGATGAAGACAGAGATAAAGTAGAAGCGTATAAGTTTAATGTTGCCGGTTATATTCTCAAGCCGGTGACATTTGATAAATTTGTGGATACGATCGCGGTAATTGATGAATATTGGCAGTTGAGTCAACTGCCAACGATTTATCCAGATCATTAA
- a CDS encoding response regulator: MVKVLLVEDDEVDRMAVERALKKGVEDELIILSADNCTSALDNLDSHDDLECVFLDYRLPDGDGLSLIEQIRSQYSKLPLVVLTGQGDHQVAVDLMKAGAIDYLSKAEISPENLSQSLHRAVRVYRAEREAEAANARLRESEERYRLVLEGSNEGIWDWNVESQVVYCNDRFLQMIGLAPGEREIEKDQFYGQIHPDDRAQVKATVEDCLLGTINQIEVEFRVRHTSGEYRYCIARGKAQHTLRGEARRLSGVLIDITERKRNEVRSQFLAEASQLLSSSLEYRTTLENLARLAVPRLADWCAIDVVDGEGVYGSPPSLKRIAVAHVDPNKANLVWQLEPYLNNQEKKQYHCGAAVLRSHGSDACFYVNGAKNYDMAVDQEHLHILEALDCRSYICVPLAVGEEILGTLLFASSESGRHYTQADLSLAEDLAQRAALAIENARLYQEAQEATNNLRTTFRILQEQEQQLRTLQQLTNLLNQRLSNLPELLKVMAQATYKTIAHAEVCLIALYNSHQEVMLTVVAGEQTENVDLKQVFSLEKGVLKSVFTHGKPEIYQNDQGIEQLPHLMYGVAIESAKSGRLGILAVGRWHQNARENFQATFNEEDQKLLKAVGEQAAIAIDNARLIKSLEEGEERLEQQNKILAQQNQELEKQQRHIKLQNIKLLEAARLKSQFIATMSHELRTPMNAIIGFSQLLLRQVKETLKPQHTQMLERILSNGKTLLALINDILDLSKMEAGRLELRLERCNLQTVISDTVEELRSLADEKKIALNFRSELKNPWVTNDSTRIRQVIINLLSNAIKFTEEGSVTVIVRELPENWIKIMVQDTGIGMTEEEKSQIFEAFRQVDQTLTRKYPGTGLGLAITDSLVSLMGGEITVHSVIHQGSSFEVKLPREVKEEDNKTYSQSSCQSGHLY, encoded by the coding sequence ATGGTAAAAGTGTTACTGGTAGAAGATGATGAAGTGGATCGCATGGCGGTTGAGCGCGCTTTGAAAAAAGGCGTGGAAGATGAACTGATTATCCTCTCAGCAGACAACTGTACTAGTGCCCTCGACAACTTAGACAGTCATGATGATCTCGAATGTGTCTTTTTAGACTACCGACTGCCCGATGGCGATGGCTTAAGTTTAATTGAACAAATTCGGAGTCAGTACAGTAAACTACCTTTGGTGGTCTTAACCGGACAAGGGGATCATCAAGTGGCAGTTGACTTGATGAAAGCGGGGGCGATTGATTATTTATCTAAAGCAGAAATCTCTCCGGAAAATCTCTCCCAAAGCCTCCACCGCGCGGTTCGGGTGTATCGTGCCGAACGCGAAGCCGAAGCAGCTAATGCGCGTCTTCGGGAAAGTGAAGAACGCTATCGACTGGTTTTAGAAGGCTCGAATGAAGGGATTTGGGATTGGAATGTTGAATCACAAGTCGTCTATTGTAATGACCGCTTTCTACAAATGATTGGTTTAGCACCAGGGGAGCGAGAAATTGAAAAAGACCAGTTCTATGGTCAAATTCATCCCGATGATCGTGCCCAGGTGAAAGCAACGGTTGAAGACTGTTTGCTGGGTACAATTAACCAAATCGAAGTTGAATTTCGCGTCCGTCATACCTCTGGCGAATATCGCTACTGCATTGCTCGCGGCAAAGCGCAACATACTCTTCGCGGAGAAGCCCGGCGCCTCTCAGGGGTTTTAATTGATATTACTGAACGCAAGCGCAATGAAGTGCGCAGTCAGTTTCTTGCCGAAGCTAGTCAACTCTTGTCTTCTTCTCTAGAATATCGCACCACCTTGGAAAATTTAGCGCGTCTGGCGGTGCCTCGCCTTGCGGATTGGTGCGCGATCGATGTGGTGGATGGAGAAGGGGTTTATGGGAGTCCACCCAGCTTAAAACGCATTGCAGTGGCTCATGTTGATCCCAATAAAGCGAACCTGGTTTGGCAATTAGAACCTTATCTCAATAATCAAGAAAAAAAACAATATCATTGTGGTGCTGCTGTCTTGCGAAGTCATGGTTCCGATGCCTGTTTTTATGTCAATGGGGCGAAAAATTATGATATGGCGGTAGATCAAGAACATCTCCATATTTTAGAAGCATTGGATTGTCGTTCTTACATCTGTGTACCTCTAGCCGTTGGTGAAGAAATTTTAGGCACGCTCTTGTTTGCCAGTAGTGAATCGGGGCGACATTATACCCAAGCCGATTTATCCTTAGCCGAAGATTTAGCCCAACGGGCGGCGTTAGCAATTGAAAATGCTCGTTTGTACCAGGAAGCGCAAGAAGCAACCAATAATTTACGCACCACTTTTCGGATTTTACAAGAACAAGAACAACAGCTGCGCACCCTCCAACAGTTAACAAACTTGTTGAATCAACGGTTGAGTAATTTGCCGGAACTCTTAAAGGTGATGGCACAAGCCACCTATAAAACCATTGCCCACGCAGAAGTCTGTTTAATTGCTTTGTACAATTCCCATCAGGAAGTGATGTTAACGGTTGTGGCCGGAGAACAGACAGAAAATGTCGATTTAAAGCAGGTTTTTTCCTTAGAAAAAGGGGTTCTGAAATCCGTTTTTACTCACGGTAAGCCAGAAATTTATCAAAATGACCAGGGGATTGAACAGTTACCGCATTTGATGTATGGGGTTGCGATTGAATCGGCAAAATCAGGACGCTTAGGGATTTTAGCCGTAGGTCGTTGGCATCAAAACGCAAGGGAAAATTTTCAAGCAACGTTTAATGAAGAAGATCAAAAGCTATTAAAAGCGGTGGGAGAACAAGCCGCGATCGCGATCGATAATGCCCGACTGATTAAAAGTTTAGAAGAGGGAGAAGAACGCCTCGAACAACAAAATAAAATTCTCGCTCAGCAAAATCAAGAGTTAGAAAAACAGCAACGGCATATCAAATTACAAAATATCAAATTGCTCGAAGCAGCGCGTTTAAAATCCCAATTTATCGCTACCATGTCTCACGAACTCCGCACGCCCATGAATGCGATTATTGGCTTTTCGCAGTTGTTGTTACGGCAAGTGAAAGAGACCTTAAAGCCGCAACATACCCAAATGTTAGAGCGTATCTTGAGTAACGGAAAAACCCTACTGGCTCTGATTAATGATATTCTAGACCTTTCCAAAATGGAAGCAGGGCGATTAGAATTGCGCCTTGAACGCTGTAACCTGCAAACCGTTATTTCTGATACGGTAGAAGAGCTGCGATCGCTGGCAGATGAAAAAAAGATTGCCTTAAATTTTCGGTCTGAATTGAAAAATCCTTGGGTTACGAATGATAGTACCCGGATTCGTCAAGTTATTATTAATTTACTCTCCAATGCAATTAAATTTACTGAAGAAGGCTCAGTAACAGTTATTGTTAGAGAATTACCGGAAAATTGGATTAAAATTATGGTTCAAGATACCGGAATTGGCATGACCGAAGAAGAAAAATCGCAGATTTTTGAAGCCTTTCGCCAAGTGGATCAGACCTTAACGCGCAAATATCCTGGAACCGGCTTAGGACTGGCAATTACTGATTCTTTAGTGTCATTAATGGGTGGAGAAATTACGGTACATAGTGTGATCCATCAAGGCTCTTCTTTTGAAGTTAAACTCCCTCGTGAAGTTAAGGAAGAGGATAACAAAACCTATTCTCAGTCTTCTTGTCAATCGGGTCATCTTTATTAA
- a CDS encoding phycobiliprotein lyase encodes MKVQSKPLSTQTEPLIAQFFRTTAGHWHSQRRYYTLTDGKTKEVTSEIWVEFLEAGSEALAILEGLHEFPPRTLLCGAKVSWRSEDSKTGKKQSEDSTLFGALGNTLYRDRGFAIASPVTAEYYFTNPNTLCLRTEYNGSVFEEELKLISDRYRTRQTIISRAGEEIMIGQYLEKRIS; translated from the coding sequence GTGAAAGTACAATCGAAGCCACTCTCAACCCAAACTGAACCCTTAATTGCTCAATTTTTCCGCACCACTGCCGGTCATTGGCATTCCCAACGCCGTTACTACACTTTAACGGATGGAAAAACGAAAGAAGTAACCAGTGAGATTTGGGTCGAATTTCTCGAAGCCGGAAGTGAAGCACTTGCGATTTTAGAAGGGTTACATGAATTTCCTCCAAGAACTCTCTTGTGTGGCGCAAAAGTGAGTTGGAGAAGTGAAGATAGCAAGACTGGGAAAAAGCAATCCGAAGATTCCACCTTATTTGGTGCCTTGGGAAATACCTTATATCGCGATCGCGGCTTTGCCATTGCCTCTCCCGTCACTGCCGAATATTACTTTACCAATCCCAATACCCTCTGTTTGCGAACCGAATATAACGGTTCCGTTTTTGAAGAAGAACTCAAACTGATCAGTGATCGGTATCGCACTCGCCAGACGATTATTTCCCGTGCTGGAGAAGAAATTATGATTGGTCAATATTTGGAAAAACGCATCAGTTAA
- the ugpC gene encoding sn-glycerol-3-phosphate ABC transporter ATP-binding protein UgpC: protein MAKVELRQVSRRYGKTSAIEDISLKIADGQFCVLVGPSGCGKSTLLRAIAGLETVSEGSIYIADRLVNEIPARERDVAMVFQNYALYPHLTVAENLGFGLKMRKAPPKIIEQEVQKTAQSLGISHLLNRKPKQLSGGQQQRVALGRAIIRQPQAFLLDEPLSNLDAQLREETRAELKRLHQELGITTIYVTHDQGEAMTLAEQLVVISQGRIQQIGTPEEVYHFPANRMVAGFLGSPPMNFLQAKYAEGYFHCGEQRLRATEGVEKDTAFASPEKLCLGIRPEAISVANSLSQDELACLKLEVELIEPLGRETLLRGQVLGTNESLNFFVSGIWQGHRQEHLSVQVDLNQLFVFNQSSGDRIYPIKLRDN from the coding sequence ATGGCAAAAGTTGAACTGCGACAAGTATCACGACGTTATGGTAAAACCAGCGCAATTGAGGATATTTCCCTAAAGATAGCGGATGGACAATTTTGTGTGTTAGTCGGTCCTTCCGGATGTGGAAAATCAACGCTTTTACGCGCGATCGCCGGGTTAGAAACAGTTAGCGAAGGCAGTATTTATATTGCCGATCGGCTGGTGAATGAAATTCCCGCACGAGAACGAGATGTGGCAATGGTGTTTCAAAACTATGCCCTTTATCCTCATCTTACCGTTGCGGAGAACTTGGGGTTTGGCTTAAAAATGCGAAAAGCGCCGCCCAAAATAATCGAGCAGGAGGTACAGAAAACGGCGCAGTCTCTGGGAATTTCGCATCTGCTCAACCGTAAGCCCAAACAACTCTCTGGGGGACAACAACAGCGGGTTGCTCTAGGACGAGCGATTATTCGTCAGCCACAAGCTTTTCTTTTAGATGAACCCCTTTCTAATTTAGATGCTCAACTGCGGGAGGAAACTCGCGCCGAACTGAAACGCCTGCATCAGGAATTAGGCATTACGACGATCTATGTTACTCATGACCAAGGGGAAGCAATGACGCTTGCCGAACAACTTGTAGTGATTTCTCAAGGGCGCATTCAGCAGATTGGGACACCAGAAGAGGTCTATCATTTTCCGGCAAATCGTATGGTTGCTGGTTTTCTCGGCAGTCCTCCCATGAACTTTTTACAGGCCAAATATGCCGAGGGTTATTTTCATTGTGGCGAACAGCGTCTTCGTGCTACAGAGGGAGTGGAAAAAGACACTGCTTTCGCTTCACCAGAAAAGTTGTGTCTTGGCATTCGTCCAGAAGCCATTTCAGTTGCCAATTCTCTTTCGCAAGATGAATTAGCCTGTTTAAAGTTGGAAGTAGAACTGATTGAACCGTTAGGTCGAGAAACCTTGCTGCGAGGTCAGGTTTTAGGAACGAACGAAAGCCTCAATTTTTTCGTGTCAGGCATTTGGCAAGGTCACCGTCAAGAACATCTGAGTGTGCAGGTTGATTTAAATCAGTTATTTGTTTTCAATCAGAGTAGTGGTGATAGGATTTACCCGATCAAACTTCGCGATAATTGA
- a CDS encoding S-layer protein translates to MPLFERKISISLLITFTLLTGCSESLQQRLAADPNLQEQEENTTTTPTPSSEEPTNSDSSDASNPSNPPTDNTNRTTPETTEEPTAEVPETIPVYPNAELVGQETNAEASSGTLELTTTDERAEIANFYEQALKQENWEIVTPFTREATAGEQVLRAKSSSLALQVTLFEETEDAATQRLLIEYQPLADTRPTAEPPQPEESEDSTQTSASRTFTDLEQTPDPLAPYVRDVAQLGILTPIANDNQSGKQFAPNQAMTRRTFARWLFKANNRFYRDRASQQIRPVQQAQTPAFTDIPPSDPDFAIIQGLAEAGLIPSRLTGDTTVTRFRPDAPLTRETLFLWKVPLDTRSNLPAADVNTVKETWGFQDASKIDPKALGAIVADFSNGEQSTLRRVYGYTQLLQPEKAATRAEAAAALWSFGTQGEIVTAKELTQD, encoded by the coding sequence ATGCCTTTATTCGAGCGAAAAATAAGTATTAGTTTACTCATCACCTTTACCTTGCTGACGGGATGCAGTGAGAGCCTTCAACAACGTCTTGCTGCCGATCCCAATCTCCAAGAACAAGAAGAAAACACAACAACGACACCGACTCCTTCTTCGGAAGAACCGACTAATTCAGACTCATCAGACGCCTCTAATCCGTCGAATCCCCCAACCGACAATACCAACCGGACGACTCCTGAAACCACTGAAGAACCGACAGCAGAGGTACCTGAGACAATTCCCGTTTATCCTAACGCTGAGTTAGTGGGTCAAGAAACGAATGCAGAAGCCTCATCTGGTACTCTTGAACTCACGACAACCGATGAGAGGGCTGAAATTGCCAATTTTTATGAGCAAGCATTGAAGCAAGAGAATTGGGAAATTGTTACTCCCTTTACGCGTGAGGCAACGGCGGGTGAGCAAGTTCTTAGGGCCAAATCAAGTTCTCTTGCGTTACAAGTGACTCTCTTCGAGGAAACAGAAGACGCAGCAACGCAACGACTGCTGATTGAATATCAGCCCCTTGCTGATACCCGTCCTACAGCAGAACCCCCTCAGCCTGAAGAATCTGAAGACTCAACCCAGACCTCTGCTAGTCGGACTTTTACGGATTTAGAACAAACGCCTGATCCGTTAGCGCCTTATGTTCGGGATGTGGCTCAACTCGGAATTTTAACGCCAATTGCCAATGATAATCAAAGTGGGAAGCAGTTTGCCCCGAATCAAGCGATGACCCGTCGCACCTTTGCCCGTTGGCTATTCAAGGCGAATAACCGATTTTATCGCGATCGCGCCAGCCAACAAATTCGCCCGGTGCAACAAGCTCAAACCCCTGCCTTTACCGACATTCCTCCCTCCGATCCCGATTTTGCCATTATTCAAGGCTTAGCCGAAGCCGGATTAATCCCTTCGCGATTAACGGGAGATACAACAGTGACTCGTTTTCGTCCCGATGCCCCTTTAACTCGAGAAACCCTCTTTCTTTGGAAAGTCCCACTGGATACGCGAAGTAATCTCCCCGCTGCTGATGTCAACACAGTAAAAGAAACATGGGGCTTTCAAGATGCCAGTAAAATTGACCCGAAAGCCCTCGGTGCAATCGTTGCTGACTTCTCCAATGGCGAACAATCCACCTTGCGTCGTGTTTATGGCTATACGCAATTGTTACAACCAGAAAAAGCCGCCACCCGTGCTGAGGCGGCGGCTGCGTTGTGGTCATTTGGGACACAAGGGGAAATTGTGACCGCAAAAGAATTAACCCAAGATTGA
- a CDS encoding Uma2 family endonuclease yields the protein MLTQTQSYTPEEYLELEENTEERHEYRDGEIVLMTGGTTNHNEISGNLYAHLKFGLRKQNYRVYIGDVKVWIPRYRQYTYPDVMVIAGEPVYADQGTTTVMNPILITEVLSQSTKNYDQGDKFLAYRSIPELREYILIDQTRYQIMQYTKQNDQQWLLTEYLEEKATIELQGLDFAIPILDLYEGVDFSLT from the coding sequence ATGCTGACCCAAACTCAATCTTACACACCTGAAGAATACCTAGAATTAGAAGAAAACACAGAAGAAAGACATGAATATCGTGATGGAGAAATTGTTCTGATGACTGGAGGAACCACGAACCATAATGAAATTTCCGGAAATTTATATGCGCATCTTAAGTTTGGCTTAAGGAAACAAAATTATCGCGTTTATATCGGTGATGTTAAAGTTTGGATTCCACGTTATCGTCAATATACCTATCCGGATGTCATGGTGATTGCTGGGGAACCGGTTTATGCAGATCAGGGAACCACCACCGTCATGAATCCGATTTTAATTACAGAAGTCTTATCTCAATCCACTAAAAACTATGATCAAGGCGATAAATTTTTAGCCTATCGCTCAATTCCTGAATTAAGAGAATATATTTTAATTGACCAAACCCGATATCAGATTATGCAATATACCAAACAAAATGATCAGCAGTGGTTATTAACTGAGTATCTAGAGGAGAAAGCGACAATCGAGTTGCAAGGTTTGGACTTTGCTATCCCTATACTTGATTTGTATGAAGGGGTTGATTTCAGTTTGACTTAA
- a CDS encoding ATP-binding cassette domain-containing protein, which translates to MNNLAIETRGLTKQYDRQLAVYDVDLTIETGEVYGLIGPNGAGKTTLIQMLAGIEEPTVGEVYWFDEPVRFHQSYFPLKRRLGYLPDDFPLYDDLTVWDYLEYFGRLYYLRQPQLRRRLEEVLELVQLTSKRHSLIATLSRGMRQRLSLARTIIHEPILLLLDEPVSGLDPMSRQQFREIIKVLQEAGMTILISSHVLSDLAELCTSIGIMELGYLVESASLKDLYQRYSQQELIISTVDRIEELAEILPRFQGVGTYEIMPTEKRIKVEFSGTEANKSDLLRSLLDLGFKITGFHTQEQNLEKLFLQLDHQQPS; encoded by the coding sequence ATGAACAATTTAGCCATCGAAACCCGTGGATTAACTAAGCAATATGATCGTCAACTGGCCGTTTATGATGTTGATTTAACGATTGAGACAGGAGAAGTTTATGGGTTAATTGGTCCCAATGGTGCTGGCAAGACGACCCTAATCCAGATGTTAGCAGGGATTGAAGAGCCAACCGTGGGAGAAGTGTATTGGTTTGATGAACCGGTCCGCTTCCATCAATCTTATTTCCCTCTCAAGCGTCGCTTAGGCTATCTTCCTGATGATTTTCCCCTTTATGACGATCTTACCGTTTGGGATTATTTAGAGTATTTTGGTCGGCTTTATTATCTGCGTCAACCCCAATTACGACGGCGCTTAGAAGAGGTTTTAGAATTAGTTCAACTCACCTCTAAACGCCATAGTTTGATTGCCACTTTATCCCGAGGAATGCGTCAACGGTTGAGTTTAGCCCGAACCATTATTCATGAACCGATTTTATTACTCTTAGATGAACCTGTTTCCGGTCTTGACCCGATGTCTCGTCAACAATTTCGAGAAATTATTAAGGTTTTACAAGAAGCGGGAATGACGATCTTAATTTCTTCTCATGTCCTCAGTGATCTTGCTGAACTTTGTACTTCGATTGGTATTATGGAGTTAGGATACCTAGTAGAAAGTGCGTCTTTAAAAGATCTTTATCAACGGTATTCCCAACAAGAATTAATCATTTCTACGGTAGATCGCATTGAAGAGTTGGCAGAGATTTTACCGCGCTTTCAAGGCGTAGGAACCTATGAAATTATGCCCACAGAAAAGCGGATTAAAGTTGAATTTAGCGGTACCGAAGCCAATAAATCCGACCTGCTGCGATCGCTGCTTGATTTAGGCTTTAAAATCACTGGCTTTCATACGCAAGAACAAAATTTAGAAAAGTTATTTTTACAACTGGATCATCAACAACCATCTTAA